agaaagagaaagaaagagagagaaacaatttATCTTGATGCTATTATAGCCTTTGCCAGCATTCAAAatttcatttttcttatttGGCTTAAGTACTTAATTCTGCAGGTAGCTGtaaatgggaaaataaaatactgttccCATTTAAAATGACAGTACTGGAATATGTGCAGGGGACTGATAAACTATCTTTAATAGGGCTGACCTTTCATGCTGCTGAAAGTTACTGGGGGGATTCATCCTCATAATTACCATATAGATTATTTTATACCTCTCCTGCAATGAAACATTTCGAAGAGCACTGTTGCTGATTGAATGGAAATTGAACTTGTTAACATTCTTTTCAGACAGTTATATCTTACACACTGTTGGAGTTAATGCATTATTTTGCCCCCAAATTCTTGTTCTGATATCTGGAGAACCAGATTGGGGCTCCTTTTATTTAGATATCTTTTCACACTTTACCCTGTGTACAACCTAATAATGCAATCCTGGgtttacattttcattgtgtttgtttgtttgtttgtttgtttatttgcttattttgtattatttatgtatatatgtgctgcAGTGAGGTGTGTGTTAGTCTGAGGAGTATTATTGCagtttatagtgtttttttCAAAGGTTTGATGAAGCACATGGTATTAATGGGGTTTAAGTAAACAGTCATTTATCACGCAAGCCAGGATGCTTGCTGTGCATTGGTGATCAGTTTATTTGCAAGTAAGTATTTAAGTATTTGGCAGTTGGTGTGGTGCTAGTATTCCAAATGGCACATGTGAAACGCCACGGTTCTCTCCAGGATCTTGTCATGTAAACACGGAATTTGTGATGCTCCTGAGCGGAGGGTCCCTGCGTGCATGGGCTCCGTAGATGTGCTCAGCGTAGGGTGGATGGTTCTCGTATGTTAACATTATAGGAGGAATTAAAGAAACATCACAAGGGCCGTGCGAATCCCCATTATCCTGGTACCTTGGTAACATGCAGTCTGCTCAAAAATCAAGTTAGTCTTTGAATATTTCATGGATAACAGTAAGGAGTTGCATGTAAGGCTTAAAGTGATTAAAGCAAAGCCTGAGCAAAAGCATAACTCTGTCTCTGtgatggggagggaggggggagagaacAAACCTGTACAGTACATACATTGTTTAATAGCTGATATGGATTTTAGAAGGAGGGCTGCAGGCCCCGTACCCTGTGTgtgttctctttttttctttctctgttttttcttttgcatttcaGTTCTTCTAAAAACCCCCAGAGATGAGTCCATTATGATTAGCCTATGTTGCAGGCAGTGTGTTATGTTCTCATTCTTGGATATGTGTAGATTAAGCCAGGATAAATCTAATGGTATTTGTGGTTATTATTTACTGATAACATATTTTGTTAACGTTAATCAGTATGAACAGCAGTACTCAGGGCATGGAAAATGAAGCCACTATTTTTAGAACTgtttcatgcttaatgtaccATGTGCCTTTTTGTTACTACATTTCCTCTATATAATATGAGCTGgctggtaataataataataataataataataaagtaatcattaaaataaatacttgggaTGTTTTAAGTAGCCTAGTTGTTGAAAAATGaagcatttgtaaccattttCTAATTTATACTGAAACCTACTGTTTGAGAACAttgtttcaatttgtttttgtttcagtgtcTTAAAAGATTAATTCTGTCTTCTGTCAGCTCTGTGGCTTTAAATACAgctttaattttaatgtgtttaaCTAGAGAAGACTGCAGAATCAATGGTCTTCCTGAAAGTGTTTTGAGGAAAACAGAAATTACTTTGTATCACTGATCTCTGAACAGGAATGATCAATTGCCTTGAAATCTATACACCTTTTCATGCTTTCGCACaatattttttacataaacTGCAAGAtcatgtaattgtttttaacacaattctGCCTTTGGGATTGTGTAAAAGGCTTATTATACAGACATCAATAGCTAACGATTAAATGACTGAGCATAACAGAAAACTACTGTTGGCTCATAAGATATATCCTATCAATGTTTAGGTGCTCGGCACTCTCTATTTGTATACACTGAATTTGCTTCAGAATGTATCTTTGATGTCCTTGTCTTCTGATAAGCAGACCTAGAGCCTTTATGCATATTGTAATGGAGATGAAAAGGAGATTAACTAAAAACCCTGCAGCAACCTTTGTTCCTAGATTTTCAGATTGAGCACTATATATGAAAATATGGATCTAGCAATTGGAATAATTTTACAGTAGCTAGTGGGGGATGTCTAAAATTTGGCTTAGacctattttgtttttatatcaaATGAATGAATTATATTTTTCTGAAGTCACAGCAAACTTAACTCTTTCAGGGCTCTCCATTTCAGAGAATAGGATGACAACAGTAATATACTGTTGGCCTTTAATGGAAATGAGGTAAAGCAAGGAATACAATTCTGAAATCAATTTACGTACTTCGGTTGACAATGCCATCACTGTAGAATAAAATGCAGTTGTCATCTTGTAAATACGGTGAGTACCAAGAAACAGATAAAGCATAAAGGAATTGAGAACAGATGCACAggctaaaatattaaataaaataaatcaatagtgagttttttttattgttattttaaagaataaaggtatacattttaaattcaatGAAGGGTTCACAAGGTCCTTTTAATAAAGGTTGTGGCATCAACTCCTGATATTGTGATGATATTTGAGATTGAGTTAATGCACCCGAATACCTGATGGATGAATTCGAGGAGAACAAATCGCTATCttattttattcagttattTCTCGCTATTCCTTGTCACCATTTGAGTACTCTTGATCACACTCCTCTCTGGCAGAATGGCATTAGCagtaatttcagtttcagcACAATCAATGCAAACAATATTACCTCACTTTCCATGAAGGCTTTTAAAGATGAAATAGTTATAATGTGTGCCATTTTTTAATGTAGATACACAACACTGTAGGCAGTGCAATACAACATTCTTATGCTTGTGCCTTGAGATATAAAGATATATTGGTAACACTTGGTGgtgtaattcctcatgaattaatatatgaatacaacaGGGCTAAAACATCAATACCTTATGCTCATCATGaaagttctgatgttgagcacatgaactcTAACCCAAACCCTGTTATACCTGTGATTAACATCAGatctcagatgaagtgcatgacatattcatgtgttaatcCTGAGGTATTCATATGTTAATTCATATTAATCGCACCACTTTATTATCAGGTGTGACCAATAGATCTTATTTGGTATTGAAGCTGcagtatgcattttattatgcattttgataatatacaaTTTTATTAAAAGGCAATTGaccatttattgtttttcttctcttcttgttatttagAACATTTCTCAAGCACACGTGCACCAGTATCATCCCAACCACTCGATGGTCATGAGATCTGTAGTCAACATGAACAACCCTTCTGGGATGATGTCACGGAACCAGCTGACAACTATCAACCAATCCCAGCTCAGCGCCCAGCTTGGCTTGAACCTGGGTGGCCCCAACATGCCTCACACCTCCCCCTCGCCCCCTGCCAGCAAGTCggccaccccctccccctccagctCCATCAACGAGGAGGACCCTGAGGAGGGCAACCGGGTGAGTGTCATACCTACAGCCCAGACATCCACTGTCACTGCTGTTGTGTGCAGCTAGGAGCAAAAACCATTCTAGGCTGGGATGGACAACCTTGTTCACCAGTGTCTTTCAAGAAGGCATTAATCAGAAAATGGCCTACTGAGTAGATTTGAGAGTTTTACCAGACACTGTACACTTCCAAAATCTGTGTTGTTCAGGCTCGGCCAGCCAGTGTAGCAAATCTTGTCATGCTGCATGTAAAAACGCAACAGGCTGTGTGTATACAGACAGACGATTTAGTGATACTGTTTCTACAGTAGAGACATGACAACACCGAAGAGAGCAGTTTGGCTCTGTTAATGGTTGTTAACggactgtttttctctctgtgctgcaggTGATCGGGGAGAAGCGTCCTGCCCCGGACACCGGGAAGAAGCCCAAGACcccaaagaagaagaaaaagaaagacccCAACGAGCCGCAGAAGCCAGTCTCCGCATACGCACTGTTCTTCAGGGACACGCAGGCGGCCATCAAGGGCCAGAACCCCAACGCCACCTTTGGGGAGGTGTCCAAGATTGTGGCCTCCATGTGGGACAGCCTGGGCGAGGAGCAGAAACAGGTACatgtgcagtgctgtgactCATGTAACTGTAAATGTATATTGGATACAATGAATATGCTATTATTGAAGCTCTCCTGTTCTGAGACAGTGTTttaaccccccccaccctttaTGTCCTTGTAGGTctacaaaagcaaaacagaagCTGCCAAAAAGGAATACTTAAAAGCTCTTGCTGCCTATCGAGCCAGTCTGGTTTCAAAGGTAAGATATGCCTTATTTCATGAGTGTAAATCCCTTTGAAAGTGTTTAGATTACAGGAAATGTGATCATTCTCAGTTCTCATTTTTGTTCAGCAGCAAAACATTAAAACTATAAGTTGTAATTACAAATAGCATTTACCtttatttcatatatttgtGAACAATTTTCTGGTCAGAGATATTGTTCTGCTAAGAAAGTGCTTTACAGCATGGCTCACCTCTGCTCTCTGTATTTCTGCACCAGGCTGCTGCTGAGTCCGCCGAAGCACAGACCATACGTTCAGTCCAGCAGACACTGGCCTCCACCAACCTGTCCCCCTCGCTCATAATGAACACGCCCCTGTCCCAGCATCCCTCTGTCTCGGCTGCTGCTCAGGCCCTGCAGCAGGCTCTGCCCCGGGCCATCGCCCCCAAACCGCTGCAGATGCGTCTGTCCGGCAACCAGATCGTCACCTCAGTTACCGTTGCACCTCCGAACATGCCCACAAACATTCCCTCGCCCCTGATCAACCAGATGGGAGGGGCCATGGTGGGGGCGCCCCCTTCTGCGGTGGCACAGATGAGCCCACCCATGCAGCCTCCGCAGCAGCACCAGATGCAGCatttgcagcagcagcagcaacaacagcagcagcaacagcaacagcaaatgcAGCAACATTTGCAGCACCAacagctgcagcagcagcagatccACCACCAACAGATCCAGCAACAGATGCAGCACCAACATTTCCAGCACCATctccagcagcagctgcagcagcatCAGCAGCATCAGCAACATCAGCAGCATCAGCACCacttgcagcagcagcagcagcagcagcaacagcagcacctACAACAGCAGCAAATGCATCAGCAACTGCAGCACATGCAAATGCAACAATTGCATCAGCAGCAAATGCAAcagctccagcagcagcagcagcaacagcaacaccACCAACCCCACCAACCCCAGGCCTCCCCACCCCAGCACTCCCCAGGAACGCCGCAGTCTGTTGGGGGCTCTGCATCCATGGGCAGCCCCCAGCCCACCTCGCAGCAGCAGCATCAGTCCCAAATACAGGCCCAGGTGCTATCGCAGGTCAGCATCTTCTGAGCCTGAGTGAAACAAGAAGAGGAGGAAACTAATAAAAGCATCAGGCAAGGTTGCTTTTCTAAGTTGCACTTAAGAAGTGTGTAAGAATTATGTTTGACCAAGAACTGTCCATTGTTGTTGACGGCTATGCAGATATGCATAATGGGACAAAACACTGAAGCTAATTGGTCTATAAAATAGGCCATGTTATGAAAAAGACAAAGACAATGGGCGCGCACGcttgttgtttatattttctCTACTCTGTGGGATCGACTCGGGGCACATTACGTAAAGGACATGCTGTAATGCTCATTGGGAGACTTCTTACTCTTATTTAAGGGCAAAGCTTTATTTACAAGGGTGTCGGTTATAAGTTCTTCTGCATGAATGGACAAAAGCAAAGGGTGTGGACAGCAAGATCTGTGGAAGGcagctgtactgtgtgtggaCAACCCGGATCAGAAGGTCACAAATCTTGAAGGAAACTATTTTAATGGAGGGGAACACTAGGAGGCATTGACTGGTATTACTGGTAGCCAATAATGTGTCCATGGGAAATGGGTGTTGTTTTCTCTTCACGGGACAGTATATTGTAAAGATTATGTtggggtttattttttttattcttttttttaaacatttcaagAGCTTTCTCTGCATAGAAGCGGCCATCAGAACTTGCAATCCATCACTGCTTTGATTTCACTCCCAAAATACGGAGGATCAAGTGCTATCCAACTCAGCCCAGGCCTGGAAGAACTTGGAAGCAAAATTTCACATGTGCTTTTAGAGCCAGATGGAAGGATagactgaataaaaaaaaaaaaactaaaaaaaaactgctataGACCATTCAATTCTTTGTATGTCTTTAAACTGTGATGGTAATCTACTGTAGATGTCTCGAGGGGGGTAGGGAGACCCAGACGCAATTCTTCTTCCTAGTATCACATCAGGTTCATTCAGCCAGAATGCTCTCCAAAACAGATCACTCTTTTACATATTTGTCTTTGTTACCTCAGACTTTTAACGCTATcataaattatgtttatattttttttaatttggtgtaaaaaaaaacaaaaaaaaacgaatatTTTATGGTAAGTGTAAAATCACAGGCTCTATGTTGATGGTTTCATgatcaatgtattttttaaacaatatggTTACTTGGTACCATGAActtaagaggaaaaaaaaaaaaacttgtagcaaaaaacattttgttgcaCTGTAAAAGCCAATTAAATAGGCGTGGGAACATTTAGTGCCAGCTGTAAAGAACTCCTTtaagaataaaaagaaaaagaaaaaaagatgtaCATTTTTTTCATATCACGTTGTAAAGTTTTCATATGTGAAGCTTTAATATAACCATGAACTGTGGATTGCTACATCGCATAGTGCATTTTCTGCtgttttatacttttttatGAGTTATGATAGCAGTGATTAagttgtttgtattttgcttaacAAAAAATCTGCTTTTTTATCTTGCtatagaataaatacatttcagtaaaaATCAAACTGTTTTTGAACTCTTACTAGGCAAATTTATTTGAAGATGAATTCTGCTTATTCAAGAACTAGCAGGAGACATTTCAAACCGGTGTGACATCAGCCATAATTTTGAGTCTGCTGTATGTTTCTTCTTGTGACCTTTGAAGTCTCCCTGTTtggcattaaaataataattatcttTTCAAAACAACTTGAAAAACTTAAAATTAAAACTCTATTATTTCCAGTGGTATGTTAGCAGTAAAGGAGGATTTAAAAGGATACTTTTAAATCTTAAACTTATCAGGGAAATTCAGCTCTaggtgctatatatatatatatatttgtttgtttttgtttaagtttGCTGCACAAGTTGACCTATGTGCTGTTTTTCAGTTACTCCACCTAAAATGTCTCCATTACCCTGTTCAGATCGTAATAGACAGTGTGCAGTTTGAAGCCTCACTGACATTGATGTTTTTCCAGTAAGACATTACATTTCCATTAAAGTACACAACTACCAATCCCTGTCCCTCCGCATACGTAACTGTCTATACAATATA
This DNA window, taken from Amia ocellicauda isolate fAmiCal2 chromosome 9, fAmiCal2.hap1, whole genome shotgun sequence, encodes the following:
- the tox3 gene encoding TOX high mobility group box family member 3 gives rise to the protein MDVRFYPSAGGNPIPGEPANLDFSHCLGYYNYNKFGNNNNYMNMAEANSALLAASEQTFHTPSLGDEEFEIPPITPPPETESGLGMTEVGSPFQGLPEPPPTQATQFTPQFPPQSLELPSITISRNLMDQEGAILNSSLPVNISQAHVHQYHPNHSMVMRSVVNMNNPSGMMSRNQLTTINQSQLSAQLGLNLGGPNMPHTSPSPPASKSATPSPSSSINEEDPEEGNRVIGEKRPAPDTGKKPKTPKKKKKKDPNEPQKPVSAYALFFRDTQAAIKGQNPNATFGEVSKIVASMWDSLGEEQKQVYKSKTEAAKKEYLKALAAYRASLVSKAAAESAEAQTIRSVQQTLASTNLSPSLIMNTPLSQHPSVSAAAQALQQALPRAIAPKPLQMRLSGNQIVTSVTVAPPNMPTNIPSPLINQMGGAMVGAPPSAVAQMSPPMQPPQQHQMQHLQQQQQQQQQQQQQQMQQHLQHQQLQQQQIHHQQIQQQMQHQHFQHHLQQQLQQHQQHQQHQQHQHHLQQQQQQQQQQHLQQQQMHQQLQHMQMQQLHQQQMQQLQQQQQQQQHHQPHQPQASPPQHSPGTPQSVGGSASMGSPQPTSQQQHQSQIQAQVLSQVSIF